The proteins below come from a single Rhizobium sp. BT04 genomic window:
- a CDS encoding SDR family oxidoreductase — MSGERFCVLIIGGYGTFGGRLARLLGDQPRLRLLVAGRSLEKADDFVADLRTPKDGAEGLGSNNLGAMVQAVSFDRDGDLTEQLTRLRPHLVIDASGPFQTFGKDAYKVVEACIGLGIDYADIADSTGFVAGISGLDAAAKAQGTFALSGLSSLPALSFAALDAMAPHFSRIECVSAGIAPSAHVRIGLNVVRAIATYAGRQVTVLRDGRPASRRGLIDAMRVTVAPPGGTPLRSRKFLLVDAPDLTLLPQHLADLKSSFTGVGTEPQPLQHLLSLAARLVRLRLLPSLLPFARLLQRASHAFAIGEHRGGMFVRVSGIDHAGKRLSCGWHLIAEGDDGPFIPIVGVDALVRRLLSGVRPENGARPAAGELQLEDFESAFRRFSITSGIRMENEETPLPLYQRILGSAWERLPPAISALHAGGARVASGRARIERGGGLLARIVAGVIGFPKAGEDVPVTVRFVADGDKEIWTRDFGGTVFRSWQAEGKGRDRHLLAEVFGPFRVLMAPVPDGEKLRLVVRGWRFCGIPLPMFLAPGGDTYEEERDGRFHFHVEIGGRLTGLVVRYTGWLVVE, encoded by the coding sequence ATGAGCGGCGAGAGATTTTGTGTTCTCATCATCGGCGGGTACGGCACTTTCGGCGGGCGGCTTGCCCGGCTGCTTGGCGATCAACCCAGGCTGAGATTGCTGGTTGCGGGGCGCTCGCTTGAAAAGGCTGACGATTTCGTTGCAGATCTCCGGACCCCAAAAGATGGAGCCGAGGGCCTGGGAAGCAACAATCTCGGCGCGATGGTGCAGGCCGTCAGCTTCGATCGAGACGGCGATCTCACCGAACAGCTGACGCGGCTGAGGCCTCATCTCGTCATCGATGCCTCGGGGCCGTTCCAGACCTTCGGGAAGGATGCCTATAAGGTGGTCGAGGCCTGCATCGGCCTCGGCATCGATTATGCCGATATCGCCGATAGCACCGGTTTCGTCGCCGGCATCAGCGGGCTCGATGCTGCGGCCAAGGCCCAGGGCACCTTCGCGCTGTCAGGGCTCAGCAGCCTGCCCGCCCTCTCCTTCGCAGCACTTGATGCGATGGCGCCGCATTTCTCCCGGATCGAATGTGTCTCGGCGGGCATTGCCCCGTCGGCGCATGTGCGCATCGGGCTCAATGTCGTGAGAGCGATCGCCACCTATGCCGGCAGACAAGTCACGGTGCTGCGCGATGGGCGGCCGGCCTCTAGGCGCGGGCTGATCGATGCGATGCGGGTGACGGTGGCGCCGCCGGGGGGCACGCCGCTGCGCAGCCGAAAATTCCTGCTGGTCGATGCACCGGATCTCACGCTGCTGCCGCAGCACCTTGCCGATCTCAAATCCAGCTTCACCGGTGTCGGCACGGAGCCGCAGCCGCTGCAGCACTTGCTCAGCCTTGCGGCCAGGCTCGTCCGCCTCCGGCTCCTGCCGTCGCTGCTGCCGTTTGCGCGGCTGCTGCAGCGCGCCAGCCACGCTTTCGCGATCGGCGAACATCGCGGCGGCATGTTCGTCCGCGTCAGTGGCATCGATCACGCGGGAAAGCGGCTGTCCTGCGGCTGGCATCTAATTGCCGAAGGTGATGACGGGCCGTTCATTCCCATCGTCGGCGTCGACGCGCTGGTGCGCCGGCTGCTGAGCGGCGTGCGGCCGGAGAATGGCGCCCGGCCGGCGGCGGGGGAATTGCAGCTTGAAGATTTCGAATCGGCCTTCCGGCGGTTTTCGATCACATCCGGCATCAGGATGGAAAACGAGGAGACGCCCCTGCCGCTCTACCAGAGAATCCTCGGCAGCGCCTGGGAGCGGCTGCCGCCGGCCATTTCAGCCCTGCATGCGGGCGGGGCGCGCGTCGCCTCCGGCCGGGCGCGGATCGAGCGCGGCGGCGGGCTGCTGGCCAGGATCGTCGCTGGGGTGATCGGCTTTCCCAAGGCGGGCGAGGATGTGCCGGTCACGGTGCGTTTCGTTGCCGATGGCGACAAGGAGATCTGGACACGCGATTTCGGCGGCACGGTGTTCCGCAGCTGGCAGGCCGAGGGCAAGGGCCGCGACCGGCATCTGCTCGCCGAGGTGTTCGGGCCGTTCCGAGTGCTGATGGCGCCGGTGCCGGATGGGGAAAAGCTGCGGCTCGTGGTGCGCGGCTGGCGGTTTTGCGGCATTCCGCTGCCGATGTTTCTGGCGCCGGGTGGCGATACCTATGAGGAGGAGCGGGATGGGCGGTTCCACTTCCATGTGGAAATTGGTGGGCGGCTGACGGGGTTGGTGGTGCGGTATACGGGGTGGTTGGTGGTGGAGTGA
- a CDS encoding thiol-disulfide oxidoreductase DCC family protein, translating into MTMKPQSDYSYRSDADVPGFADDRPLIVFDGECVFCSGWVKFALKHDKRQRYRFLAAQTPLGQALYRHYGLHARDYETNILIENGRAFFKSDGSIRMVAGLGFPYSLIKLFRLLPRRAADALYEFIARNRLKIAGRQSCMVPTPEQRSRFIA; encoded by the coding sequence ATGACGATGAAGCCGCAATCCGATTACAGCTATCGCAGCGATGCCGATGTGCCCGGTTTTGCCGACGACCGGCCGCTGATCGTCTTCGATGGCGAATGCGTGTTCTGCTCCGGCTGGGTGAAATTCGCGCTGAAACATGACAAGCGGCAGCGATACCGGTTCCTCGCGGCGCAGACGCCGCTCGGCCAAGCGCTCTACCGGCATTACGGGCTGCACGCGCGCGACTACGAGACCAATATCCTGATCGAAAACGGCCGCGCCTTCTTCAAATCCGACGGCTCGATCCGCATGGTGGCGGGCCTCGGCTTTCCCTATTCGCTGATCAAACTCTTCCGGCTGCTGCCGCGGCGGGCGGCCGATGCGCTCTATGAATTCATCGCCCGCAACAGGCTGAAGATCGCCGGGCGGCAAAGCTGCATGGTGCCGACGCCGGAGCAGCGAAGCCGGTTCATTGCATGA
- a CDS encoding MBL fold metallo-hydrolase has translation MDSPAFDLAFEPAYGQAVPVVSGVERVTVNNPGPFTFFGTNSYIVGASSVAVIDPGPEDEAHYQALMAALGDRAVTHIFVSHTHRDHSPLSKRLQAATGAVTVGQGPHRPARSLRDGEINPFSESSDLSFVPDITLSDGQTLSGDGWSLSAVLTPGHTANHAAFALEGRDILFSGDHVMAWSTSIVAPPDGSMADYMTSLDRLIEREDGLLLPGHGGPVTEPARFLRALKAHRLRREQAVLARVQAGDQRIAEMVKVIYRDTDPKLHGAAALSVLAHIEHLMERGEIAADGPPSLAALYRPTA, from the coding sequence ATGGACAGTCCCGCATTCGACCTCGCTTTCGAGCCGGCCTATGGGCAGGCCGTGCCGGTTGTTTCAGGGGTCGAGCGGGTTACAGTGAACAATCCCGGTCCTTTCACCTTTTTCGGCACCAACAGCTATATTGTCGGCGCTTCCTCGGTCGCGGTCATCGATCCCGGGCCGGAGGATGAGGCGCATTATCAGGCGCTGATGGCAGCGCTTGGCGACCGCGCGGTGACGCATATCTTCGTCAGCCACACGCACCGCGACCACTCGCCGCTTTCCAAGCGGTTGCAGGCGGCAACGGGGGCGGTGACGGTGGGGCAAGGGCCGCACCGGCCGGCGCGGTCGCTCAGGGATGGCGAGATCAATCCCTTCTCCGAAAGCTCGGATCTATCCTTCGTGCCCGATATAACGCTCAGTGACGGTCAGACCCTGTCGGGTGATGGCTGGTCGCTGAGCGCGGTGCTGACGCCGGGGCATACGGCCAATCATGCCGCCTTTGCGCTTGAAGGCCGCGACATCCTCTTCTCCGGCGATCACGTCATGGCCTGGTCGACCTCGATCGTCGCGCCGCCGGATGGTTCGATGGCGGATTACATGACCTCGCTCGACCGGCTGATTGAGCGCGAGGACGGCCTGTTGCTGCCCGGCCATGGCGGGCCGGTGACGGAGCCTGCCAGGTTCCTCAGGGCGCTGAAGGCGCATCGCCTCAGGCGCGAGCAGGCGGTGCTGGCGCGTGTCCAGGCAGGCGACCAGCGGATTGCCGAGATGGTGAAGGTGATCTATCGCGATACCGATCCGAAGCTGCATGGGGCGGCGGCCCTTTCCGTGCTCGCCCATATCGAGCATCTCATGGAGCGCGGCGAGATCGCGGCGGATGGGCCGCCTTCGCTTGCCGCCCTCTACCGGCCGACGGCATGA
- a CDS encoding GIY-YIG nuclease family protein: MNERFAEIVARLPERFEELMRMTPVRNGIARPDMKGSGVYLFSEQMVDNEAPLYVGRTDRLDKRYREHTGQSSDHNKAPFAFKLARIETGRLRAPYRRGGETRAALMTDPDFVAVFRRCLQRVSTMNFRYVLEADPTTQCLLEVYCSVALQSQHNTWKNH; this comes from the coding sequence ATGAACGAGAGATTTGCAGAAATCGTTGCACGGCTTCCGGAACGCTTCGAAGAACTCATGCGCATGACCCCGGTTAGGAACGGGATAGCGCGTCCGGATATGAAAGGGTCAGGTGTCTATTTGTTTTCGGAACAAATGGTAGACAACGAAGCGCCGCTGTACGTCGGCCGCACAGATCGCCTCGATAAGCGATATCGTGAACATACCGGGCAAAGCTCCGATCACAACAAGGCGCCTTTCGCGTTCAAGCTCGCTCGCATCGAGACGGGGAGACTTAGAGCTCCCTATCGAAGGGGCGGTGAAACGCGAGCCGCTCTAATGACCGATCCTGATTTCGTGGCTGTGTTCCGGCGCTGTCTGCAGCGCGTTTCCACTATGAATTTTCGTTATGTTTTGGAGGCCGACCCGACCACGCAATGCCTTCTCGAAGTCTATTGTTCCGTCGCTCTCCAGTCTCAACACAACACCTGGAAGAATCACTAG
- a CDS encoding GNAT family N-acetyltransferase codes for MRQQSYLIDTNILIGLEDYRAVEAAYAKFSSLAAAHKVNVFVHEAARDDIARDKDAERRRISLSKIAKYQILGKRRGLTQAELEAEFGPLRKPNDIVDATLLHTLKNDVVDFLVSQDKGLHERALRHSAELGRRVLFVGDAADLLTQTYEPKQVPIRHVAEVDAHMIDHEDDFFDSLRDGYPEFDDWWREKCVRQHRSCWVVYDDNKLAGLIVRKDETAIDTDAVTKVGKILKVCTFKVAPDKRGVKLGELLLKQVLWYAQTNGYDLAYLTTYEDQAALINLLEFYGFRQAGKKPDGELIYERAFSLEKLAEDPAVTAYEAARKNYPRFLVTDEIRGFGIPIKEEYHDTLYPDLWNPRQPDLFNGTSRADRPARPGNTIRKVYLCRAPSNLGAAGSLLFFYKSASREQPSQAITALGILESITLAKSTRELMHLTGGRSVYSEQQLEGWNATPARPIKVINYLLVSYIEPAIGLDELRRMGVVNGNPQQSIYKVNPDHIRLLLDRANLEFEV; via the coding sequence ATGAGGCAGCAGTCGTATCTCATTGATACGAATATCCTAATCGGGCTAGAAGATTATCGTGCTGTCGAGGCAGCCTACGCCAAATTCTCAAGTCTCGCCGCCGCGCACAAAGTCAATGTCTTCGTCCACGAAGCTGCGCGTGACGATATTGCTCGCGACAAAGATGCCGAGCGGCGAAGAATATCGCTCAGCAAGATTGCAAAATACCAGATCCTCGGCAAAAGACGCGGCCTGACCCAGGCAGAACTAGAGGCCGAGTTCGGTCCTCTCAGGAAGCCAAACGATATCGTAGACGCGACCCTTCTGCATACGCTGAAGAACGACGTCGTCGACTTTCTCGTTTCGCAGGACAAAGGGCTTCATGAGCGAGCCCTGAGACATTCAGCTGAGTTGGGACGCCGCGTTCTGTTCGTCGGCGACGCGGCCGATCTTCTCACGCAAACCTACGAACCAAAGCAGGTTCCGATCCGTCACGTCGCGGAGGTCGACGCGCATATGATTGACCACGAAGACGACTTCTTCGACAGCCTTCGCGATGGCTATCCCGAATTCGACGACTGGTGGCGCGAAAAGTGCGTGAGGCAGCATCGCTCCTGCTGGGTGGTGTATGATGACAACAAGCTTGCCGGCCTGATCGTTCGTAAGGACGAGACCGCTATCGACACGGACGCGGTCACAAAGGTGGGAAAAATTCTGAAAGTTTGCACGTTCAAGGTCGCCCCCGATAAGCGCGGTGTGAAATTGGGAGAATTGCTTCTTAAGCAAGTGCTTTGGTACGCCCAGACGAACGGCTACGACCTGGCGTATCTCACGACCTACGAAGATCAGGCCGCGCTGATTAACTTGCTGGAGTTTTACGGTTTTCGCCAAGCTGGCAAAAAGCCTGACGGCGAACTGATTTATGAGCGGGCATTCTCTTTAGAAAAGCTCGCCGAAGATCCGGCAGTCACAGCCTACGAAGCCGCTCGGAAGAACTATCCTCGGTTTCTGGTGACCGACGAAATCAGGGGCTTCGGTATCCCGATTAAGGAGGAGTATCACGATACGCTCTATCCGGATCTATGGAACCCAAGGCAACCGGATTTGTTCAACGGAACTTCGAGAGCCGACCGCCCGGCGCGTCCGGGAAATACAATCCGAAAGGTATATCTTTGTCGGGCGCCTTCAAATCTGGGCGCAGCGGGTTCGCTGCTATTCTTCTATAAAAGCGCATCAAGGGAGCAGCCTTCTCAAGCCATTACAGCTCTTGGAATATTGGAAAGCATCACCCTTGCCAAATCTACTAGAGAGCTTATGCATCTGACGGGAGGAAGATCCGTGTACAGTGAGCAACAGCTAGAAGGGTGGAACGCCACGCCAGCGCGACCGATCAAAGTCATCAATTATCTGCTTGTATCGTACATCGAGCCGGCGATTGGTCTTGATGAACTGCGGCGGATGGGCGTCGTGAACGGCAACCCTCAGCAATCTATCTATAAAGTAAATCCTGATCATATAAGGCTCTTGCTCGACCGTGCGAATCTTGAGTTTGAAGTATAA
- a CDS encoding helix-turn-helix domain-containing protein, translated as MGKLAGKIIEASEASGSRADHAEGLDLRRLRLLSGLTQAEMASRLNVQQAAVSKIEKGGEVYLSTVQRYVEALGASLRVGAVFPADARLVLRIKEAFDAEYGNDDQLVFPLLADEPFRAQRDVVLSIRPQYSEKILEGRKTVELRRRFPVSAPGGTIAYIYSTSPVRAMVGVAEIKDVLKLPIEQIWAEFEDTAFIERGDFDSYFQGLDFGFALLFEDVKSFSRPIPLNELRERFSFEPPQSYLYASRDLRKALRHEAAVVSH; from the coding sequence ATGGGTAAATTGGCTGGAAAAATCATCGAAGCGTCTGAAGCAAGCGGCTCACGCGCCGATCATGCCGAAGGCTTAGACTTGCGTCGGCTCCGGCTGTTGTCTGGCCTCACCCAAGCTGAAATGGCGAGCCGACTAAACGTTCAGCAGGCAGCCGTATCGAAAATTGAAAAAGGTGGAGAAGTCTACCTTTCAACCGTTCAACGGTATGTGGAAGCGCTGGGAGCTTCTTTGCGCGTGGGTGCGGTTTTTCCAGCGGACGCGCGGCTTGTGTTGCGCATTAAGGAAGCTTTCGATGCCGAATACGGCAACGATGATCAACTCGTCTTTCCTCTGCTGGCGGATGAGCCGTTTCGAGCGCAGAGAGACGTAGTGCTCTCGATCAGACCCCAGTATTCCGAGAAGATATTGGAGGGACGCAAAACGGTTGAACTGCGGCGTCGTTTTCCCGTGTCAGCGCCCGGCGGCACGATTGCCTATATTTACTCCACCTCCCCGGTTCGAGCGATGGTCGGTGTAGCTGAGATCAAAGACGTTCTAAAATTGCCGATCGAACAGATCTGGGCCGAGTTCGAGGACACGGCCTTTATCGAGCGAGGCGACTTCGATAGCTACTTTCAGGGGCTGGACTTCGGCTTTGCGTTGCTCTTTGAAGATGTGAAGTCCTTTTCAAGGCCGATCCCTCTAAACGAGCTCCGTGAGCGGTTTAGCTTCGAGCCTCCTCAATCCTATTTGTACGCAAGCCGCGATCTTCGAAAGGCCTTGAGACATGAGGCAGCAGTCGTATCTCATTGA
- a CDS encoding SDR family NAD(P)-dependent oxidoreductase, giving the protein MSRIFITGSTDGLGLAAARTLMQEGHDVVLHARSRERASALAEISAAALGIVIGDLASATETRSIAEQVNAIGRMDAIIHNAGIYLERSRGESPEGHAKTLAVNVLAPYLLTAWITRPDRLVYLTSGMHRSGSSTLDDIDWKKRPWNASQAYSESKLYIATLAAAIARHWPDVLSNAVDPGWVPTKMGGAGAPDDLEMGHLTQTWLAASDAGAAKVSGRYWYHRQQREAAEEVTDTGFQDALMGKLAELTGVRLFEEHTGEARSG; this is encoded by the coding sequence ATGAGCCGCATCTTCATCACCGGTTCCACCGATGGCCTCGGCCTTGCCGCCGCCCGCACCCTCATGCAAGAAGGCCACGACGTCGTGCTGCATGCCCGCTCCAGGGAGCGCGCCTCCGCCCTCGCCGAGATTTCGGCTGCCGCCCTCGGCATCGTCATCGGCGATCTCGCCAGCGCTACCGAGACGCGCTCGATTGCCGAGCAGGTCAACGCCATCGGCCGCATGGACGCCATCATCCACAATGCCGGCATCTACCTCGAGCGGAGCCGGGGCGAATCGCCGGAAGGCCACGCCAAGACGCTGGCGGTGAATGTGCTTGCCCCCTATCTGCTCACCGCATGGATCACGCGCCCCGATCGCCTGGTCTATCTCACCAGCGGCATGCACCGCAGCGGCAGCAGCACCCTCGACGATATCGACTGGAAGAAGCGACCGTGGAACGCCAGCCAGGCCTATTCGGAAAGCAAGCTCTATATTGCGACCCTCGCCGCCGCCATCGCCCGCCATTGGCCGGATGTTCTCAGCAACGCGGTGGATCCCGGCTGGGTACCGACAAAGATGGGCGGCGCCGGCGCACCCGATGATCTGGAGATGGGGCACCTCACGCAGACATGGCTTGCGGCGAGCGATGCGGGAGCTGCGAAGGTCAGCGGCCGGTATTGGTACCATCGCCAGCAGCGGGAGGCGGCGGAGGAGGTGACTGATACTGGGTTTCAGGATGCGCTGATGGGGAAGCTTGCCGAGCTGACCGGCGTTCGTCTGTTTGAAGAGCACACGGGTGAGGCGAGATCGGGCTAG
- a CDS encoding TetR/AcrR family transcriptional regulator codes for MAGRREEKREDLKARLIEAARERIAKDGLTNLRARDITQDAGCALGGLYTVFSDLAELVIHVNSATLKALEARLTLDKTKDRPPTDRLRNLAQGYLSFAVEHRNLWKALFEHSPPESSPTPQWHLNEHLFLMDVIAEPLAELQPDMPPEDRAIRARTLFGAVHGVVSISLEGRFVGLPLERLAREVDELVQTIAAGAERRRG; via the coding sequence ATGGCCGGTAGGCGAGAAGAAAAACGCGAAGACCTGAAGGCCCGGCTGATCGAGGCGGCGCGCGAGCGTATCGCCAAAGACGGGCTCACAAATCTCAGAGCCCGCGACATCACCCAGGATGCCGGCTGCGCGCTCGGCGGCCTCTACACGGTCTTTTCAGACCTCGCCGAGCTCGTCATCCACGTCAACTCCGCGACGCTGAAGGCGCTGGAGGCGAGGCTGACCCTTGATAAAACCAAGGACCGGCCGCCGACCGACCGGCTGCGCAACCTGGCGCAGGGTTACTTAAGCTTCGCCGTCGAGCACCGAAACCTCTGGAAGGCGCTGTTCGAACACTCCCCGCCGGAATCGAGCCCGACGCCGCAATGGCATCTCAACGAGCACCTCTTCCTGATGGATGTGATCGCAGAACCGCTGGCCGAACTGCAACCCGACATGCCCCCCGAAGACCGCGCCATCCGCGCCCGCACCCTCTTCGGCGCAGTGCACGGCGTCGTCAGCATCAGCCTCGAAGGCCGCTTCGTCGGCTTGCCGCTGGAGCGACTGGCACGGGAGGTGGATGAACTGGTGCAGACGATTGCGGCGGGGGCGGAGCGGCGGAGGGGGTGA
- a CDS encoding PspA/IM30 family protein — protein sequence MFKLISILLRGRAHDAEQAFADCHAVPLLSQQIRDAAQSIQSARRSVAVAIAQNEQEKGQHATIVARIADLEVRASAALTKGNEGLAREAAEAIAYLEAERDASEKAQAQFTGAIDKLKGIVRASEARLQELQRGERLARATQEAQKLDVVVAGPGFATLDDAEETLARLRLRQSQNELTAAALKDMEGAVRPAGIIEKLANAGFGAPLRSSADDVLARLKSRITPAA from the coding sequence ATGTTCAAACTGATTTCCATTTTGTTGCGGGGCAGGGCGCATGATGCCGAACAGGCTTTCGCCGACTGCCACGCCGTGCCGCTGCTTTCCCAGCAGATCCGCGATGCCGCCCAATCGATCCAGTCGGCCCGCCGCAGTGTCGCGGTCGCCATCGCCCAGAACGAACAGGAGAAGGGGCAGCACGCAACGATCGTTGCCCGCATCGCCGATCTCGAAGTTCGCGCTTCCGCAGCGCTGACGAAAGGCAATGAGGGCCTGGCCCGCGAGGCGGCCGAGGCGATCGCCTATCTGGAAGCCGAGCGCGATGCATCGGAAAAGGCGCAAGCCCAGTTCACCGGGGCGATCGACAAGCTGAAGGGCATCGTGCGCGCATCCGAAGCGCGGCTGCAGGAACTGCAGCGTGGCGAGCGGCTGGCGCGGGCCACGCAAGAGGCGCAGAAGCTCGATGTCGTAGTCGCCGGCCCAGGCTTTGCCACGCTCGACGATGCCGAGGAGACCCTGGCGCGCCTTCGCCTGCGCCAGAGCCAGAATGAGCTGACGGCGGCCGCCCTGAAGGACATGGAAGGCGCCGTCCGCCCGGCCGGCATCATCGAGAAGCTTGCCAATGCCGGCTTCGGCGCGCCGCTGCGCTCATCCGCCGATGATGTGCTGGCGCGGCTGAAGAGCCGCATCACGCCTGCCGCCTGA
- a CDS encoding YiaA/YiaB family inner membrane protein encodes MNDSFQKHSASWVSFSYISFGSAAFMLALGLYMMPLDLWGKGYLAMGILMLVQTTVNITKTLRDNAESEKLIRKVEDARTEKLLVKFNRNDED; translated from the coding sequence ATGAACGACAGTTTCCAGAAACATTCCGCCAGCTGGGTCAGCTTCTCCTACATCTCCTTCGGCTCGGCCGCCTTCATGCTGGCGCTTGGCCTCTACATGATGCCGCTCGATCTCTGGGGCAAAGGCTATCTCGCCATGGGCATTCTGATGCTGGTGCAGACCACGGTGAATATCACCAAGACGCTGCGCGACAATGCCGAATCCGAGAAGCTGATCCGCAAGGTCGAGGATGCCCGCACCGAGAAACTGCTGGTCAAGTTCAATCGTAACGATGAAGATTGA